Proteins encoded together in one Bactrocera neohumeralis isolate Rockhampton chromosome 4, APGP_CSIRO_Bneo_wtdbg2-racon-allhic-juicebox.fasta_v2, whole genome shotgun sequence window:
- the LOC126754520 gene encoding protein CBFA2T1: protein MMALDGKTIIKEEITDKDVYEAAASNNSSRRNKANSSSNSSSGKDSSNSNNSSQTNGCTGASGSSGVSNSSSICTNPNANGARSCRTPDSPESARAIAPRSPMSPQLHHSSLAPPPPRPNRNASASPVVNGATTTTSPPPLPTPPTQAALAAAAAAATAAAVHAEQARLLSKIRKFLGSLVQLAQEIHPEVSDRVRALVLSLVSGGISIDEFRLTLQDAINLPLRPYVIPLLKNHISLLQREISELARASNQTTLQYVTTNENVVMEFSPHGPSAEYSDMFVHMDAAQAAAAAAVAQATASNSAGTTSLVFKRRASDTLMEHHNGIQDWNDYMAAYPPAKRALHAHSAHLSAASADARLAFTSQPTVFDYSAAASSTSAVTQSENNFNSLMEKANHREDRDLRVNIVAENAAQRHPSRVGPPSTSTSGGAASSVNTTLGGEEEWKNIHTMLNCISAMVDKTKRAITILQQRGVEPQQPNYSEVTPASLAEIRRQTEEKVAEFKRNAEEAVNQVKRQAVIEIQRAVVAAETRASEVMSQERLRMEKFFVEMSRHSGGIHNSSTTIAGVAAATVPAERELDNKSPSITAGQNACWNCGRKATETCSGCNLARYCGAFCQHKDWEHHHQICGTTRSSDLSAKHSVSQGIPLTANMRGSISRSPPNQPQSSQSTSQVPQPQNSGSGSVAPPSSLVANGVSSK, encoded by the exons CAAATTCTTCCTCCAACTCTTCTTCCGGCAAGGACtcgagcaacagcaacaactcgTCGCAAACTAACGGCTGCACTGGTGCAAGTGGTAGCAGTGGGGTGAGCAACTCTAGTTCGATTTGTACGAATCCGAACGCTAACGGAGCGCGCAGTTGCCGCACCCCCGACTCCCCGGAGAGCGCACGTGCTATTGCACCACGTTCACCTATGTCACCACAACTGCATCATTCAAGCCTGGCCCCACCACCACCACGACCGAATCGTAATGCCAGCGCCTCACCGGTAGTGAATGGAGCAACCACCACCACATCACCGCCTCCACTCCCCACACCACCTACACAAGCGGCACTGGCCGCGGCCGCTGCTGCAGCTACTGCAGCTGCAGTGCATGCTGAGCAGGCACGACTACTCAGTAAGATACGTAAATTCCTTGGTTCTCTGGTACAGTTAGCGCAAGAGATTCATCCCGAAGTGAGCGATCGTGTGCGTGCGCTAGTGCTTTCACTGGTCAGTGGAGGCATAAGCATTGATGAGTTCCGCCTAACGCTGCAAGATGCCATCAATTTGCCATTGCGCCCGTATGTCATTCCATTACTCAAAAATCATATTTCCCTGCTGCAACGCGAGATCTCCGAATTAGCGCGTGCCAGTAATCAG ACTACACTACAATACGTTACCACGAATGAGAATGTTGTAATGGAGTTTTCTCCACACGGGCCTTCTGCGGAATACAGTGACATGTTCGTACACATGGATGCTGCGCAGGCTGCTGCAGCGGCAGCCGTTGCCCAAGCTACAGCGTCCAACAGCGCCGGTACTACCAGCCTCGTCTTTAAGCGCCGAGCTTCGGACACTCTGATGGAACACCACAATGGAATACAAGACTGGAATGATTATATGGCCGCTTATCCACCTGCCAAGCGTGCTTTACACGCACATTCGGCTCACTTAAGCGCCGCATCTGCCGATGCACGTCTTGCATTTACCAGCCAACCAACCGTTTTTGATTACTCGGCGGCAGCTAGTAGCACGTCAGCAGTAACTCAATCCGAGAATAATTTCAACAGTCTTATGGAGAAG GCAAATCACAGGGAAGATCGTGATCTGCGAGTTAATATCGTTGCTGAAAATGCAGCGCAACGACATCCTTCACGGGTTGGTCCCCCAAGCACAAGCACTAGTGGGGGTGCTGCCAGCAGCGTCAATACCACACTTGGCGGCGAAGAGGAATGGAAGAATATACACACCATGTTGAACTGTATCTCGGCAATGGTAGATAAGACAAAACGGGCAATTACCATATTGCAACAGCGGGGCGTAGAGCCCCAACAGCCCAACTACAGCGAAGTCACACCAGCATCACTGGCCGAAATACGACGTCAGACTGAAGAGAAGGTCGCTGAGTTCAAACGAAATGCCGAGGAAGCAGTCAACCAG gtgaAACGTCAGGCGGTGATTGAAATACAGCGCGCAGTGGTAGCAGCTGAAACACGCGCATCAGAAGTGATGTCGCAGGAACGCTTGCGCATGGAAAAGTTTTTCGTCGAGATGAGTCGCCATTCAGGCGGTATCCACAATTCCAGTACAACTATCGCAGGTGTAGCAGCAGCAACGGTGCCAGCCGAACGTGAATTGGACAACAAGTCTCCGTCGATTACAGCCGggcaaaat GCTTGCTGGAATTGTGGACGTAAAGCAACCGAAACTTGTTCTGGCTGCAATTTAGCCCGTTATTGTGGCGCTTTCTGCCAGCACAAGGATTGGGAACACCATCACCAG ATTTGCGGCACCACGCGATCATCTGACCTTTCTGCTAAACACAGTGTGTCCCAGGGGATCCCACTTACGGCGAACATGCGCGGATCCATCTCAAGATCTCCGCCCAATCAGCCGCAGTCATCACAGTCAACGTCTCAAGTGCCGCAGCCGCAGAACTCAGGCAGCGGCAGTGTTGCGCCACCCAGTTCACTCGTGGCGAACGGGGTCAGCTCCAAATGA